A single Mangifera indica cultivar Alphonso chromosome 20, CATAS_Mindica_2.1, whole genome shotgun sequence DNA region contains:
- the LOC123204691 gene encoding glutamate--cysteine ligase, chloroplastic-like produces MALISQTGSSYCVRRVDITRYTNGHNGVFSIASNVEASRMKETCVSFCSSSCYSAKAGQVLHLENTGPGIRRGHQAIVAASPPTEEAVIATEPLTKEDLVAYLASGCKSKEKWRIGTEHEKFGFELGTLRPMKYEQIAELLDGIAERFDWDKIMEVDNIIGLKQGKQSISLEPGGQFELSGAPLETLHQTCAEVNSHLYQVKAVAEEMGIGFIGIGFQPKWGLKDIPVMPKGRYKIMRNYMPKVGSLGLDMMFRTCTVQVNLDFSSEADMVRKFRAGVALQPIATALFANSPFTEGKPNGYLSMRSHIWTDTDNNRTGMLPFVFDDSFGFEQYVDYALDVPMYFVYRQKEYVDCTGMSFRDFLAGKLPCLPGELPTLNDWENHLTTIFPEVRLKRYLEMRGADGGPWRRLCALPAFWVGLLYDEVSLQNILDMTADWTPEERVMLRNKVPKTGLKTPFRDGLLRHVAEDVLKLAKDGLERRGYKESGFLNEVAEIVRTGISPAEKLLEMYNGKWEQSVDPVFGELLY; encoded by the exons ATGGCACTCATTTCACAGACAGGTTCATCGTATTGCGTTCGACGTGTTGATATAACACGATATACAAATGGACATAATGGGGTCTTTAGCATTGCAAGCAATGTAGAGGCATCTAGGATGAAAGAAACTTGTGTTAGTTTCTGTTCCTCATCATGCTATTCTGCCAAGGCAGGTCAAGTTTTACATCTAGAAAACACAGGGCCTGGAATTCGAAGAGGGCATCAAGCAATTGTTGCTGCTAGCCCTCCTACTGAGGAGGCTGTGATTGCGACAGAACCACTCACCAAAGAGGATCTTGTTGCTTACCTTGCCTCAGGATGCAAGTCTAAGGAAAAATGGAG AATTGGTACAGAACATGAGAAGTTCGGTTTTGAGCTTGGAACTTTACGTCCAATGAAGTATGAACAGATAGCTGAGTTGCTTGATGGCATTGCTGAGAGATTTGATTGGGATAAAATAATGGAAGTTGACAACATCATAGGACTCAAACAA GGGAAGCAAAGCATCTCACTGGAACCTGGTGGTCAGTTTGAGCTTAGTGGGGCACCTCTCGAAACTTTGCATCAAACTTGTGCTGAGGTTAATTCGCACCTCTATCAG GTGAAAGCTGTTGCAGAGGAAATGGGAATTGGGTTTATAGGAATTGGTTTTCAACCCAAATGGGGACTCAAAGATATACCTGTTATGCCTAAG GGAAGATACAAGATAATGAGGAATTACATGCCTAAAGTGGGCTCACTTGGGCTTGATATGATGTTTAGAACATGTACTGTTCAG GTTAATCTGGACTTCAGTTCTGAGGCTGACATGGTCCGCAAATTTCGTGCTGGTGTTGCTTTACAGCCC ATAGCAACAGCTCTATTTGCGAATTCACCATTTACTGAAGGAAAGCCAAATGGTTATCTGAGCATGAGAAG CCATATTTGGACAGATACTGATAACAATCGCACTGGTATGCTTCCCTTTGTTTTTGATGACTCCTTTGG GTTTGAGCAGTATGTTGACTATGCTCTTGATGTTCCTATGTATTTTGTTTATCGCCAAAAGGAGTATGTTGATTGTACGGGGATGTCATTCCGG GACTTTTTGGCTGGAAAACTTCCATGTCTTCCTGGTGAATTGCCAACTCTTAATGATTGGGAGAATCATCTGACAACAATATTTCCTGAG GTTAGGCTCAAGAGATACTTGGAGATGAGAGGTGCTGACGGAGGGCCTTGGAGGAGGTTATGTGCTTTGCCGGCATTTTGG GTaggtttattatatgatgaggTCTCACTTCAAAATATTCTAGATATGACAGCTGATTGGACCCCGGAAGAAAGAGTAATGCTGAGGAATAAG GTCCCAAAGACTGGTCTTAAGACTCCATTTCGAGATGGTTTGCTGAGGCATGTTGCGGAAGATGTCTTGAAGTTGGCAAAG GATGGTTTGGAAAGAAGAGGCTATAAAGAATCAGGGTTCTTGAATGAGGTAGCTGAGATAGTTAGAACAG GCATATCACCGGCTGAGAAACTTTTGGAGATGTACAATGGAAAGTGGGAACAGTCTGTGGATCCTGTTTTTGGGGAGCTGCTCTATTAG